In one Pseudomonas hydrolytica genomic region, the following are encoded:
- the fliF gene encoding flagellar basal-body MS-ring/collar protein FliF yields the protein MLQTLKSKLPEGGLKLDPRLSLVGLALIAALLAVGVVFYLWRDQGSFRPLYGTGEAYPAAEVMQVLDGDAISYRLHPQSGQVLVREDQLGRARMLLAAKGVQVKVPAGYELFDKDEPLGTSQFVQDVRLKRSLEGELARTVMALKGVEGARVHLALQESSSFVVGKREPGKASVMLQLAPGYKLAPEQVSAIVNLVAGSVPQLDAANVQVVDQYGALLSRGIDTLGGPVQNWQVVDDYQNKAVANAEAVLAPVLGNGNYRISVAADIDFSQKEETFQAYGETPRLRNEVLRDESVLDQLALGVPGSLANRPPQPAPEPVEGQPPAEGEAASKAATSLRKESNRQLDYDQSVTHVKHAPFSLRQQSIAVVLNAAAAPEGGWTAEARAELEAMVKSAVGFNQARGDLLTLSVFPFTAAGADAAQGEALPWWENAKVHELARLGVFALISLLLLLMVVRPAVRSLTQRSQPGGAAAVQGDEQLALHAERAAERLLARVGDEPPGATVLGELSPLSEIRLPAPGSGLELQIEHLQMLAKNDPERVSEVIKQWIGRNERDLNPA from the coding sequence GTGCTGCAGACCCTGAAAAGCAAGCTGCCCGAAGGCGGCCTGAAACTCGACCCGCGCCTGAGCCTGGTCGGCCTGGCGCTGATCGCCGCGCTACTTGCCGTCGGCGTAGTGTTCTATCTCTGGCGTGACCAGGGCTCTTTCCGCCCGCTGTACGGCACCGGCGAGGCCTACCCGGCCGCCGAGGTGATGCAGGTGCTCGACGGCGACGCCATCAGCTACCGCTTGCATCCGCAAAGTGGTCAGGTGCTGGTGCGCGAGGATCAGCTCGGCCGCGCGCGCATGCTGCTGGCGGCCAAGGGCGTGCAGGTCAAGGTGCCGGCCGGTTACGAGCTGTTCGACAAGGACGAGCCGCTGGGCACCAGCCAGTTCGTTCAGGACGTGCGCCTCAAGCGCAGCCTGGAGGGCGAGCTGGCGCGCACGGTGATGGCGCTCAAGGGTGTGGAAGGTGCCCGCGTGCACCTGGCGCTGCAGGAAAGCAGCTCCTTCGTGGTCGGCAAGCGCGAGCCGGGCAAGGCCTCGGTGATGTTGCAGCTGGCGCCCGGCTACAAGCTGGCGCCGGAGCAGGTCAGCGCCATCGTCAATCTGGTGGCCGGCAGCGTGCCGCAGCTCGATGCGGCCAACGTGCAGGTGGTCGATCAGTACGGCGCGCTGCTGTCGCGCGGCATCGATACCCTCGGCGGTCCGGTGCAGAACTGGCAGGTGGTCGACGACTACCAGAACAAGGCGGTGGCCAACGCCGAGGCGGTGCTGGCGCCGGTTCTGGGTAATGGCAACTACCGCATCAGCGTCGCCGCCGATATCGATTTCAGCCAGAAGGAGGAGACCTTCCAGGCCTACGGCGAGACCCCGCGCCTGCGCAACGAAGTGCTGCGCGACGAAAGCGTGCTCGATCAGCTGGCCCTCGGCGTTCCCGGTTCGCTGGCCAACCGTCCGCCGCAGCCCGCCCCGGAGCCGGTCGAAGGGCAGCCGCCGGCCGAGGGCGAGGCGGCCAGCAAGGCGGCCACCTCGCTGCGCAAGGAATCCAATCGCCAGCTCGATTACGACCAGAGCGTCACCCACGTCAAGCACGCACCGTTCAGTCTGCGCCAGCAGAGCATTGCCGTGGTGCTCAACGCCGCGGCGGCGCCCGAGGGCGGCTGGACCGCCGAGGCGCGCGCGGAGCTGGAAGCCATGGTCAAGAGCGCCGTGGGCTTCAACCAGGCGCGCGGCGATCTGCTGACCCTCAGCGTGTTTCCCTTCACCGCTGCCGGCGCGGATGCGGCGCAGGGCGAGGCGTTGCCCTGGTGGGAGAACGCCAAGGTGCACGAGCTGGCCAGGCTCGGCGTGTTCGCCCTGATCAGCCTGTTGCTGTTGCTGATGGTGGTGCGTCCGGCCGTGCGCAGCCTGACCCAGCGCAGCCAGCCGGGGGGAGCGGCGGCGGTGCAGGGCGACGAGCAGCTGGCGTTGCACGCCGAGCGCGCCGCCGAACGCCTGCTGGCCCGTGTCGGCGACGAACCTCCGGGCGCCACGGTGCTCGGCGAGCTCAGCCCGCTGTCGGAGATCCGCCTGCCGGCGCCCGGCTCGGGCCTGGAGCTACAGATCGAACACCTGCAGATGTTGGCCAAGAACGATCCCGAGCGCGTCTCGGAAGTCATCAAACAATGGATAGGACGCAATGAGCGAGACCTCAACCCAGCCTGA
- a CDS encoding flagellar hook-basal body complex protein FliE: MNSISQVQQDLLGRMEQLKNLSEAAPIKPAQAFAGPGEAGFAAAFDDAVRAVDAQQHRSGALMAAVDSGQSDDLVGAMIESQKASVSFSALLQVRNKLASAFDDIMKMPL; this comes from the coding sequence ATGAACTCGATTAGTCAGGTGCAGCAGGACCTGCTCGGCCGTATGGAGCAGTTGAAGAACCTCAGCGAAGCGGCGCCGATCAAGCCGGCGCAGGCCTTCGCCGGGCCCGGCGAAGCCGGTTTCGCCGCCGCCTTCGACGACGCGGTGCGTGCGGTGGATGCCCAGCAGCATCGTTCCGGTGCGCTGATGGCGGCCGTCGACAGTGGCCAGAGCGACGATCTGGTCGGGGCGATGATCGAGAGCCAGAAGGCCAGCGTGTCCTTCAGCGCCCTGCTGCAGGTGCGCAACAAGCTGGCCTCGGCCTTCGACGACATCATGAAGATGCCGCTGTAA
- a CDS encoding sigma-54 interaction domain-containing protein, which yields MKHSTQTVSYACDELFDEQLGQQHIVVVGQADAASERLLTGGLQRRGFPVRRFASCLELDPAALEGASLVLVFVSSLAGNTLYAQVGAILRQASRVGVVPVVEYADQEKAAALLELGCVDYLLAPFSEAQLSALLRRQESASAGEEGFVSCSQAGRRLLAMAQRVAMTRAPILITGETGTGKELMARYIHRFSTQDDAPFIAVNCAAIPEQMLESILFGHEKGAFTGAVSAQPGKFELANGGTLLLDEIGELPLGLQAKLLRVLQEQRVERLGGRREIALDVRIIAATNRDLQQEVAEGRFRADLMFRLDVLPLHISPLRERKEDVLPLARRFIRQYAPQDARHELLTEDACRALLAYDWPGNVRELENCLQRALILRNGLYIQAQDLGLSVPVSSAPESTPRLQPQLLEGGKAALRASGKWAEYQHVIDTIRRFGGHKTKAAESLGMTPRALRYRLNAMREQGVQIPV from the coding sequence TTGAAGCACTCAACTCAAACGGTAAGTTACGCCTGCGACGAGCTGTTCGATGAACAGCTGGGGCAGCAACATATAGTCGTGGTCGGTCAGGCCGATGCCGCCAGCGAGCGTCTGCTGACCGGCGGCCTGCAGCGTCGGGGCTTTCCTGTCCGTCGCTTCGCCAGTTGCCTGGAGCTGGATCCGGCCGCGCTGGAAGGTGCCAGCCTGGTGCTGGTGTTCGTCAGCAGCCTGGCCGGCAATACGCTGTATGCCCAGGTGGGCGCCATTCTGCGTCAGGCCAGCCGCGTCGGCGTGGTGCCGGTGGTCGAATATGCCGATCAGGAAAAAGCCGCGGCGCTGCTCGAGCTGGGCTGCGTCGATTATCTGCTGGCGCCGTTCAGCGAGGCCCAGCTCAGTGCACTGCTGCGTCGCCAGGAGTCGGCCAGCGCAGGCGAGGAGGGCTTCGTTTCCTGCTCGCAGGCCGGCCGCCGTCTGCTGGCCATGGCCCAGCGCGTGGCCATGACCCGTGCCCCGATCCTCATCACCGGCGAGACCGGCACCGGCAAGGAGCTGATGGCGCGCTACATCCACCGCTTCTCGACGCAGGACGATGCGCCCTTCATTGCCGTGAACTGCGCGGCTATCCCTGAGCAGATGCTCGAATCCATCCTGTTCGGCCACGAGAAGGGCGCCTTCACCGGTGCGGTCAGCGCGCAGCCGGGCAAGTTCGAACTGGCCAACGGCGGCACCCTGCTGCTCGACGAAATCGGCGAGTTGCCGCTGGGGCTGCAGGCCAAGCTGCTGCGGGTGCTGCAGGAGCAGCGCGTCGAGCGCCTGGGCGGGCGCCGTGAAATCGCTCTGGATGTGCGCATCATCGCCGCCACCAACCGTGACCTGCAGCAGGAAGTGGCCGAAGGCCGTTTCCGCGCCGACCTGATGTTCCGCCTCGATGTGCTGCCGCTGCACATCAGCCCGCTGCGCGAGCGCAAGGAAGACGTGCTGCCGCTGGCGCGCCGCTTCATTCGCCAGTACGCGCCGCAGGACGCGCGCCATGAACTGCTGACCGAAGATGCCTGCCGCGCGCTGCTGGCCTATGACTGGCCGGGCAACGTGCGCGAACTGGAGAACTGCCTGCAGCGCGCGCTGATTCTGCGCAATGGCCTGTATATCCAGGCTCAGGACCTGGGCCTGAGCGTGCCCGTGAGCAGCGCGCCGGAGTCGACGCCGCGCCTGCAGCCGCAACTGCTGGAGGGCGGCAAGGCGGCCCTGCGCGCCAGTGGCAAGTGGGCCGAGTACCAGCACGTGATCGACACCATCCGCCGTTTCGGCGGGCACAAGACCAAGGCCGCCGAAAGCCTCGGCATGACCCCGCGCGCGCTGCGCTACCGCCTCAATGCCATGCGCGAGCAGGGCGTACAGATTCCCGTCTAG
- a CDS encoding FliM/FliN family flagellar motor switch protein yields MTGIKKVLHGVPADSLTRLKPQKLGRHYHKIPHYIRELSSKYPRIISDYFLRNYRINLELLRVDVHEQVDKEAECLYRSTLGKVGFAIDRALLTEALECYYGGTCLPNHEAPPVSTSEQRMRTRLGLDVSQLFARSILAGQTFGKLEPYDNAYEEATWEYVAEFHFTSHITGSQASIFIYLDTQLVDELTNRLTPPAPVAQSGNSLNQIRQLPVRLDCVVASLQMPLAQVLALRPGDILPMRLLERCDVQINQQKLFRGAIFEDDGSLFLTSLESVKTP; encoded by the coding sequence ATGACCGGGATTAAAAAAGTCCTTCATGGCGTGCCCGCCGACAGTCTGACCCGGTTGAAACCGCAGAAACTTGGCCGGCACTATCACAAGATTCCCCACTATATTCGCGAGCTTTCCAGCAAGTATCCGCGAATCATCAGCGACTACTTTCTGCGCAACTATCGAATCAATCTCGAACTGCTTCGAGTCGATGTTCACGAGCAGGTAGATAAAGAAGCCGAATGCCTTTATCGCTCGACCCTGGGCAAGGTCGGTTTCGCCATCGACCGCGCCCTGCTGACCGAGGCGCTGGAGTGCTACTACGGCGGCACCTGCCTGCCCAACCACGAAGCGCCGCCGGTCAGCACCTCGGAACAGCGCATGCGTACGCGCCTGGGCCTGGACGTCAGCCAGCTGTTCGCCCGCTCGATTCTCGCCGGGCAGACCTTCGGCAAGCTCGAGCCTTACGACAACGCCTACGAAGAGGCGACCTGGGAGTACGTGGCGGAGTTCCACTTCACCAGCCACATCACCGGCAGCCAGGCATCGATCTTCATCTATCTGGACACGCAACTGGTCGATGAGCTGACCAACCGCCTGACGCCCCCGGCACCGGTGGCCCAAAGCGGCAATTCGCTCAATCAGATACGCCAGTTGCCGGTGCGCCTGGACTGCGTGGTGGCCAGCCTGCAGATGCCGCTGGCCCAGGTACTGGCCCTGCGTCCCGGTGACATTCTGCCGATGCGCCTGCTGGAGCGCTGCGACGTGCAGATCAACCAGCAGAAGCTGTTTCGCGGCGCCATCTTCGAAGACGACGGCTCCTTGTTCCTGACTTCTCTTGAGAGCGTGAAGACCCCATGA
- the fliN gene encoding flagellar motor switch protein FliN, with amino-acid sequence MSSPISDNDFDSLINDAGLNLDEPVSEPVAEQAPASLPQQDLSFFGKIPVNVTLEVASTEITLKELMDVDAGSVIALDKLAGEPLDVKVNGALFAKAEVVVMNGNYGLRIVELSGSGLSGLGV; translated from the coding sequence ATGAGTAGCCCCATTTCCGATAATGATTTCGACAGCCTGATCAACGATGCCGGCCTCAACCTCGACGAGCCCGTCAGCGAGCCCGTCGCGGAGCAGGCGCCCGCCAGCCTGCCGCAGCAGGACCTGAGCTTCTTCGGCAAGATTCCGGTCAATGTCACCCTGGAAGTGGCCTCCACCGAGATCACCCTCAAGGAGCTGATGGATGTCGACGCCGGCAGCGTGATCGCCCTCGACAAGCTGGCCGGCGAGCCGCTGGACGTGAAGGTCAACGGCGCCCTGTTCGCCAAGGCCGAAGTGGTGGTGATGAACGGCAACTACGGCCTGCGCATCGTCGAGCTGTCCGGTAGCGGCCTCAGCGGGCTGGGCGTGTGA
- the fliP gene encoding flagellar type III secretion system pore protein FliP (The bacterial flagellar biogenesis protein FliP forms a type III secretion system (T3SS)-type pore required for flagellar assembly.), with protein MLRRLLQLGLLLAALCCPLLAQAAGGDITLFNFNDSEDGQTLSVKLQILLIMTLLGFLPAMLMMMTCFTRFIIVLAILRQAIGLQQSPPNPVLIGIALCLTLLVMRPVWQEMYTEAYVPFEADQISLEQGLGEGKRIISQFMLAQTSKNSLETLVALAGEELPEDLAQLDFSLLLPAFVLSELKTAFQLGFMIFVPFLVIDLVVASVLMAMGMMMLSPMMISLPFKLLVFVLVDGWTLLVGTLTSSIQPY; from the coding sequence ATGCTGCGCCGGCTGCTGCAACTCGGCCTGCTGCTGGCGGCCCTGTGCTGCCCGCTGCTGGCCCAGGCGGCTGGCGGCGACATCACCCTGTTCAACTTCAACGACAGCGAAGACGGCCAGACCCTCAGCGTCAAACTGCAGATCCTGCTGATCATGACGCTGCTGGGCTTTCTCCCGGCCATGCTGATGATGATGACCTGCTTCACCCGCTTCATCATCGTCCTGGCCATCCTGCGCCAGGCCATCGGCCTGCAGCAGAGCCCACCCAACCCGGTGCTGATCGGCATTGCCCTGTGCCTCACCCTGCTGGTGATGCGCCCGGTGTGGCAAGAGATGTACACCGAGGCCTATGTGCCGTTCGAAGCGGATCAGATCAGCCTCGAACAGGGTCTGGGCGAAGGCAAGCGCATCATCAGCCAGTTCATGTTGGCGCAGACCAGCAAGAACTCGCTGGAAACCCTGGTCGCCCTGGCCGGCGAAGAGCTGCCTGAGGACCTCGCTCAACTGGACTTTTCTCTACTGCTGCCGGCCTTCGTACTGAGCGAGCTGAAGACCGCCTTCCAGCTCGGCTTCATGATCTTCGTGCCCTTTCTGGTGATCGACCTGGTGGTGGCCAGCGTGCTGATGGCGATGGGCATGATGATGCTGTCGCCGATGATGATCTCGCTGCCGTTCAAGCTGCTGGTCTTCGTGCTGGTCGACGGCTGGACGCTGCTGGTCGGCACCCTCACCAGCAGTATTCAGCCCTATTAG
- a CDS encoding flagellar biosynthetic protein FliQ — protein MLTPEHAAQLVAHAVYITGLIVCVLVVPSLLGGLLVSIFQAATQINEQMLSFLPRLLITLAMLVFAGHWILRTLGDLFIETFKQAGHLVG, from the coding sequence ATGCTCACGCCCGAACACGCCGCCCAGCTGGTGGCTCATGCCGTCTACATCACCGGTCTGATCGTCTGCGTGCTGGTGGTGCCGAGCCTGCTCGGCGGCCTGCTGGTGAGCATTTTCCAGGCGGCTACGCAGATCAACGAGCAGATGCTCAGCTTCCTCCCACGCCTGCTGATCACCCTGGCGATGCTGGTGTTCGCCGGCCACTGGATTCTGCGCACCCTGGGGGATCTGTTCATCGAAACCTTCAAGCAGGCCGGGCATCTGGTGGGCTGA
- the fliR gene encoding flagellar biosynthetic protein FliR — translation MSEPVLHASQYLTSLQAYWWPFCRILALLSMAPLFNHKAVSVRVRFLLALALTVALGAALPDMPPIDPLSLQGLMTALEQIAFGVLLGLTLQLVFTIFMLVGEVVSTQMGMSMARYNDPVNGVSSSSIVYQLYFILLVLLFFAIDGHLVTVSVLYQSFLFWPVGSGLHYLGAQSFVQSFAWVLAAAVLVTLPIVFCLTLVQFCFGLLNRISPAMNLFSLGFPISILMGLLCIYLTLPNLPDSYLHLTRELLNGIGVILREGGDV, via the coding sequence ATGTCCGAACCCGTGCTGCATGCCAGCCAGTATCTGACCAGCCTGCAGGCTTACTGGTGGCCGTTCTGCCGCATCCTGGCGCTGCTCAGCATGGCCCCCTTGTTCAACCACAAGGCGGTATCGGTGCGTGTGCGCTTCCTGCTCGCCCTGGCGCTGACGGTGGCATTGGGCGCGGCATTGCCGGACATGCCGCCGATCGACCCGCTGTCGCTGCAAGGCCTGATGACCGCACTGGAACAGATCGCCTTCGGCGTGCTACTGGGCCTGACCCTGCAACTGGTGTTCACCATCTTCATGCTGGTCGGCGAGGTGGTATCGACGCAGATGGGCATGAGCATGGCGCGCTACAACGATCCGGTGAACGGCGTGTCGTCGTCATCGATCGTCTATCAGCTGTACTTCATCCTGCTGGTGCTGCTGTTCTTCGCCATCGACGGCCATCTGGTCACCGTCAGCGTGCTGTACCAGAGCTTCCTGTTCTGGCCGGTGGGCAGCGGTCTGCATTACCTGGGCGCGCAGAGCTTCGTCCAGTCCTTCGCCTGGGTATTGGCCGCCGCCGTGCTGGTGACCCTGCCGATCGTGTTCTGCCTGACCCTGGTGCAGTTCTGCTTCGGCCTGCTCAACCGCATTTCGCCGGCGATGAACCTGTTCTCCCTGGGCTTTCCCATCAGCATTCTGATGGGCCTGCTGTGCATCTACCTGACCCTGCCCAACCTGCCGGACAGCTACCTGCACCTGACCCGCGAGCTGCTCAATGGCATCGGCGTGATCCTGCGCGAGGGCGGCGATGTCTGA
- the flhB gene encoding flagellar biosynthesis protein FlhB, with the protein MSEQNSGQEKTEEASAHKLKKSKEDGQVARSKDLSTTISLLATLFILKFSAGLFLEGLSDSFRLSYIQFGHSEIGLDDLDTLLGYNMLVFIKLLAPMLLTSVLVVALSLVPGGWVFSAKNFAPKLSKLNPITGLGRIFSAQNWSELLKSVLKVLVLLGVGYVLVRAALPELIALQRSSVVQAISAALNLTFNLILCLMLVFVLFSFIDIPLQRYFFLKKMRMTKQERKEEHKNQEGRPEVKARIKQLQRQMLQRQISKVIKNADVIIVNPTHYAVALKYDSKKAAAPFVLAKGVDETALYMRQMAKKHELEVLEIPPLARAIYFTTQINQQIPAPLYTAVAHVLTYILQLKAWRQGRRSKPQLASNLPIPDSLANRG; encoded by the coding sequence ATGTCTGAGCAGAACAGCGGCCAGGAAAAGACGGAAGAGGCCTCCGCGCACAAACTGAAGAAGAGCAAGGAAGACGGCCAGGTCGCGCGCTCCAAGGACCTGTCGACCACCATCTCGCTGCTCGCCACCCTGTTCATCCTCAAGTTCAGTGCCGGGCTGTTCCTCGAGGGGCTGAGCGACAGCTTCCGTCTGTCCTATATCCAGTTCGGCCACAGCGAGATCGGCCTAGACGACCTCGACACTCTGCTCGGCTACAACATGCTGGTGTTCATCAAGCTGCTGGCACCGATGCTGCTCACCTCCGTGCTGGTGGTGGCGTTGTCGCTGGTACCGGGCGGCTGGGTGTTCTCGGCGAAGAACTTCGCGCCAAAGCTGAGCAAGCTCAACCCCATCACCGGCCTGGGGCGGATCTTCTCCGCGCAGAACTGGAGCGAGCTGCTCAAGTCGGTGCTCAAGGTGCTGGTGCTGCTCGGCGTCGGCTATGTGCTGGTGCGCGCCGCGTTGCCCGAGCTGATCGCCCTGCAGCGCAGCAGCGTAGTGCAGGCGATCTCGGCCGCACTGAACCTGACCTTCAACCTGATTCTCTGCCTGATGCTGGTGTTCGTGCTGTTTTCCTTTATCGACATCCCGCTGCAGCGTTACTTCTTCCTCAAGAAGATGCGCATGACCAAGCAGGAGCGCAAGGAAGAACACAAGAACCAGGAGGGCCGCCCGGAGGTCAAGGCGCGCATCAAGCAGCTGCAGCGGCAGATGCTGCAACGTCAGATCAGCAAGGTGATCAAGAATGCCGACGTGATCATCGTCAACCCGACGCACTATGCCGTGGCGCTCAAGTACGACAGCAAGAAGGCCGCCGCCCCCTTCGTGCTGGCCAAGGGCGTCGACGAGACCGCGCTGTACATGCGTCAGATGGCCAAAAAGCACGAACTTGAAGTGCTGGAGATTCCGCCGCTGGCGCGCGCCATCTACTTCACCACCCAGATCAATCAGCAGATCCCGGCGCCGCTGTATACCGCGGTCGCCCATGTGCTGACCTACATCCTGCAGCTCAAGGCCTGGCGCCAGGGCCGCAGAAGCAAGCCGCAACTGGCGAGCAACCTCCCGATTCCCGACAGCTTGGCCAACAGGGGCTGA
- the flhA gene encoding flagellar biosynthesis protein FlhA yields the protein MNLLQQLAPTFRSGRIGIPVLILSILAMVILPLPPVLLDALFTFNIAMAILVLLVSVSSKSPLDFSLFPTVILITTLLRLCLNVASTRVVLLEGHTGTGAAGKVIESFGEVVIGGNFIVGLVVFVILMIINFIVITKGGERISEVTARFTLDALPGKQMAIDADLNAGLIEQNEAKRRRAEVAKEADFYGAMDGASKFVRGDAIAGILILLINLFGGFAIGLFVYDLGAGQAFQQYALLTIGDGLVAQIPALLLSTAAAIIVTRINESSDITDQVHRQLLAQPALLYTVAGILFTLALVPGMPHLAFISFAALVAFIAWMVSRNGPPKEAASLEQVEALGKAMEQERAQNLAWEDIPLVERLSVSLGYKLVGLVNEAAGAPLTQRVRGVRQTLSESLGFLLPEVQIRDSLRLKASQYSIQINGEKIDGAELHADRMMAIPSPELYGEIDGILGVDPAYRMQVVWIQPEDKARALNLGYQVIDCASVIATHLNKVIREHLPDVFKHDDVDHLMQRLQLQAPKLAESLKNQLSYTQQHRVYRQLLQEQVPLKDIVTIATTLLEASESTKDPVLLASDVRYALRRSIVGMIAGERQELSVFILENALENTLLNALAIAQQAGPVSLDNIPVEPSLLNQLQNTMPVVKEKLRKDGHPPILTVMPQLRPLLARYARVFSPGLHVLSQNEIPDRVGVNILGTLG from the coding sequence ATGAACCTACTGCAGCAACTCGCGCCCACCTTCCGCAGCGGCCGCATCGGCATTCCGGTGCTGATCCTGTCGATCCTGGCCATGGTCATCCTGCCCCTGCCGCCGGTGCTGCTCGATGCCCTGTTCACCTTCAACATCGCCATGGCCATCCTGGTGCTGCTGGTCAGCGTGTCGTCGAAGAGCCCGCTGGACTTCTCCCTGTTCCCCACGGTGATTCTGATCACCACCCTGCTGCGCCTGTGCCTGAACGTCGCCTCCACCCGCGTGGTGCTGCTTGAGGGCCATACCGGCACCGGTGCGGCGGGCAAGGTGATCGAGTCGTTCGGCGAGGTGGTGATCGGCGGCAACTTCATCGTCGGCCTGGTGGTGTTCGTGATCCTGATGATCATCAACTTCATCGTCATCACCAAGGGCGGCGAGCGTATCTCCGAGGTCACCGCGCGTTTCACCCTCGATGCCCTGCCGGGCAAGCAGATGGCCATCGACGCCGACCTCAACGCCGGCCTGATCGAGCAGAACGAAGCCAAGCGTCGCCGCGCCGAAGTGGCCAAGGAAGCCGACTTCTACGGGGCCATGGACGGCGCCTCGAAGTTCGTCCGCGGAGATGCCATCGCCGGCATCCTGATCCTGCTGATCAACCTGTTCGGCGGCTTCGCCATCGGCCTGTTCGTCTACGACCTGGGCGCCGGCCAGGCCTTCCAGCAGTACGCCCTGCTCACCATCGGCGACGGCCTGGTGGCGCAGATCCCGGCGCTGCTGCTGTCCACCGCGGCTGCGATCATCGTCACGCGGATCAACGAGTCCTCGGACATCACCGATCAGGTGCACCGCCAGCTGCTGGCCCAGCCGGCGCTGCTCTACACCGTGGCCGGCATTCTCTTCACCCTGGCCCTGGTGCCGGGCATGCCGCACCTGGCCTTTATCAGCTTCGCCGCATTGGTGGCCTTCATCGCCTGGATGGTGTCGCGCAACGGCCCGCCGAAAGAAGCGGCGAGCCTGGAGCAGGTCGAAGCCCTGGGCAAGGCGATGGAACAGGAGCGCGCGCAGAACCTGGCGTGGGAGGACATCCCGCTGGTGGAGCGCCTGTCGGTATCGCTGGGCTACAAGCTGGTCGGTTTGGTCAACGAAGCCGCCGGCGCGCCCCTGACCCAGCGCGTGCGCGGCGTCCGCCAGACCCTGTCGGAGAGCCTGGGCTTCCTGTTGCCGGAGGTGCAGATCCGCGACAGCCTGCGCCTGAAAGCCTCGCAATACAGCATCCAGATCAACGGCGAGAAGATCGACGGAGCCGAGTTGCACGCCGACCGCATGATGGCCATTCCCTCGCCGGAGCTCTATGGCGAGATCGACGGCATTCTCGGGGTCGACCCGGCCTATCGCATGCAGGTGGTATGGATTCAGCCGGAGGACAAGGCGCGTGCGCTGAACCTCGGCTACCAGGTGATCGACTGTGCCAGCGTCATCGCCACCCACCTGAACAAGGTGATCCGCGAACATCTGCCGGACGTGTTCAAGCACGACGATGTCGACCATCTGATGCAGCGCCTGCAGCTGCAGGCGCCGAAGCTGGCCGAGAGTCTGAAGAACCAGCTCAGCTACACCCAGCAGCACCGCGTCTACCGCCAGTTGCTGCAGGAGCAGGTGCCGCTCAAGGATATCGTCACCATCGCCACCACCCTGCTGGAAGCCAGCGAGTCGACCAAGGATCCGGTGCTGCTGGCGTCCGACGTGCGTTACGCGCTGCGGCGCAGCATCGTCGGCATGATCGCAGGCGAGCGGCAGGAGCTGTCGGTGTTCATACTCGAAAATGCGCTGGAAAACACCCTGCTCAATGCCCTGGCCATCGCCCAGCAGGCCGGTCCGGTGAGCCTGGACAACATCCCGGTGGAACCAAGTCTGCTCAACCAGTTGCAGAACACCATGCCAGTGGTGAAAGAAAAACTGCGCAAGGACGGCCATCCACCGATCCTTACCGTGATGCCGCAGCTACGCCCGCTGCTGGCGCGCTACGCCCGGGTCTTCAGCCCCGGCCTGCACGTGCTGTCGCAGAACGAGATCCCGGACCGGGTGGGCGTCAATATCCTCGGTACCCTGGGCTGA
- a CDS encoding PilZ domain-containing protein, with amino-acid sequence MRQSSRITFRSTFRIKISDRERDTLIGYAGDVSECGMKLLGDSLVEPGRELKLRLRMRDRDGEMRQVDVDMVCQWSQENSRTGFFEAGLAVVGEAPAYVRLIDGMRNKRKEQV; translated from the coding sequence ATGCGTCAATCGAGCCGTATCACCTTCCGCTCCACCTTTCGTATCAAGATCAGCGACCGTGAGCGCGATACGTTGATCGGCTACGCCGGTGACGTATCGGAATGCGGGATGAAGTTGCTCGGCGACAGCCTCGTCGAGCCTGGTCGCGAGCTGAAGTTGCGTTTGCGCATGCGCGATCGTGACGGCGAGATGCGTCAGGTGGATGTGGACATGGTCTGCCAGTGGTCGCAGGAGAACAGCCGCACCGGCTTCTTCGAGGCAGGGCTGGCGGTGGTCGGCGAGGCGCCGGCCTATGTGCGCTTGATCGATGGGATGCGCAACAAGCGCAAGGAGCAGGTATAG